The nucleotide window GAGCGCCCGGCAGTTGCGACGCTTTTGCCTGCTGCCCGCAGACGGCGAACGCCTGCTGACGACGGCCGCGGCTCGCCTGGGACTCTCGGCCCGAGGCCACGCCCGGCTGTTGAAGGTCGCCCGCACGATCGCCGATCTCGA belongs to Candidatus Methylomirabilota bacterium and includes:
- a CDS encoding magnesium chelatase encodes the protein SARQLRRFCLLPADGERLLTTAAARLGLSARGHARLLKVARTIADLEEAEAITVEHLAEAIQYRGLDRQWRG